The nucleotide sequence TAACAAGTTAAACAATACCAGGCTCAGTATTGAAGCTAGGAGGACACCACGGGTGACAGGCCTCCAACTAGaccctgtcctgctgagtgTGACCCTCTGGGACCTGTTGTGCAGCCAGTTTTCAGTCCACCTCACCATCCATTTGTCCAGCCTGCTCTTCCCGAGCTTGCCTATCAGGATGTTGTGAGAGACACtgtcatacagaaaaaaaattgttaactAAAAGCCATTTCTAAAGCAGGTAATGACAAATCTTTTGTTAGTTGCTTTGAAGTCCATGTAGCATTTTATACAATGACATAGAAATAAACATGTGGTACTGGATATGATAAAAAGGAGGAAGCACACCTGCTTGGTTTGCAAACAGAAATTCAGttgtcttgctttttcttttttttcaatgtcaTTAGACAATATAAATCCATTACTTTTAAATTAAGGAAAGAAAGATAATGGTTCTGAAATAGAGGATGATTGAAACAAATATGTCATTGTTGTGTGTGAAGCTTTTAAGCTTAGAAATGGATAATAGTTGATGAAAAGGccataaaaccaaaccaaagcacaaCTAAATGAAAGAAGCCCCAGCTTTCAAACTGTTTACAGTTGCCTTACATTTCCTGTAGATTTGTGTTTTCCTAAGTACTTCAGCAAACTACATGGGTTATAAGGTAGAGATACAAAACATAACAAATGAAAGCATACCAAAACTATTCtcttttattaatttcaggTATGGCCTTCTGCTAGAGAAGGTAAGCTTCCAGAGTACTTCAACAATCAATTTCCAACAGAGGTATGGGATTTTAATATACTTTTTGGgtactaaacaaaaaaaataaaaaccaaaaaaccaaactattgacatttaattttttttgcaggcACCCATAATCAAAAAGATGCTTTCAAGAGACCCTTCAGGAAGAATCCCTATATCTCATTTGCTTGACCTTCTTAAATCTGTTGATAAAGAGAAGGAACATAGAAATTTCTCTTATTGAATGTCCTTTCACACTGTGTTTAAATCCAGAGTTTGATGAATTTATTACAACTGATGAAATGACAACAGATGTCAGAAGCAACAGGAAGACTTGGGGTGTGTCTTTTCCTTGGCCACTTCACCATTTATATCTGTCAGCTGCAACCAGGACAGGGCACGTCTGCAAGGAAACACACAGTTTTTACCTGGAAACACAGGTTGTGGATGAGCTGGACTGTTTTGTACAAAAACTAcctgctccttttcccctcaAAGATCATGTTGATGTGCTAAAGTGCTAAGTGGGTTGTGCCAAATCCCTACATGTGCTGCATCCATTATCCCTTAAGGTGTTCTATTGCTTTCCATGGAAGAACTACTGTCCGGTGGTATGTGACTCAAACCTTTCTGATTTGTTCAGTAATATTGTTAATAATTACTGGAATGCTCCATTAGTACCAAGACTAGTTttggcagaaaaggaaataggTGCACGTTATTCTTCACTGAATTTCAGCACTTTAAGTTTTCTTATCTCTTCACAGCTGCTGATGACCTAGCACCTTCAGTGCTCTAGAATTTAAACTTGAAATATGAGGATTTCTTTAAATGTTAAACATTCAGCTTCTaggaaatttaatttagaaCAAATCTCAATTTTGGAAAACTTTAGGTTTTTATGGTTGTCTTTTTTGGAAAGGAACATTCAAGGTGCTATTAATATAAGAAAATCCTACTCATTATAGGAAAATTGCCTCAGTAGTAACCATTTGAAATCCTAGGCTGAAAGAGCACTTTAAACATTCCCATGCTTCTAGGTTTTAGTCCCTTACTGTAATACTGAGGCATGCCTAACCCTTAATAACTGTACTTAGTACCTCTGGTGTGCCCACTGCCAGCTCCACAAAAGGGAACAGCAGGTTCTCTGCTACTCTTCATTTGTGAAAAGACAAATGATTGGCTTTGAGCTCTATCTTGTCAAACTGTTCATTGATGTGGGGTCAACATAACTCCATAAGGGCAAATGAGCAGAGATTTAGAGATTTCTAAGCAAAAAATAGGTAATATGTGAAGTACTGTatgctttttctgaaatgttaaatGGGTTAAAAGTGGGTGACTGCTCTAAAATAAATAGTACAAATAAAGGTATTTATAGTCTTAGGGAAATTACTGATGTTCTGGTGCAAGTATTTGTTGCTAAATAAGAATATGATTGTACATACTTTTCAAGGGCTTacactgctttctttttttctctttatcatAAATGAGATATAtacaatcatagaatggtttgggttggaagggaccttaaagatcatccagtttcaacccccctgccctgggcagggacactttaCAGTAGATGACATTACTCAAGGCCTTGTTtaacctggctttgaacactgccAGCAATGGggtatccacagcttctctaggaaacctgttccagtgcttcatcaccttcacagtaaagaatttcttcctaatattttaTCTCAACCTTCCACttcaaagccattccccctAGTCCTGTCACTTTATGCCCTTGGGAAAAGTCCCCTTCCAGCTCTCTTGGCAGCCCCCTTTGCGTACTGAAAGGCTGCTCTAAGGTCTCTGCagtgccttctcttttccaggctgaacaattccaACTCAAGCAACTTCATTTGCCAGTTCCCTCAGGACCAGTGGATGCATGTCAGCAGGTCCCATGGACTTGTGCACCTCTAGGTTCTTCAGATTTTCTTGAATCTGATCTTCTCCCTGACATCCCTGGCCAGATTGAATTCCATCAGGGCTTTATGCTTTCCTAACCTTATCCTTGACTGGAATTCATTAAGTATTTCACTATGCTAAACTGATTAGTAGTTCTTTGCAGTGGTCAAGATCTGTGAGAAATTATATATCCTTACAGACAGAATACTACTAttgctgctttctcttctctttaatCTATTgcttatataaaaataaatatataaaatatgtttaatcaatataaatatataattgtTTTATCTTTATAAAATTAACATatagttggacttgatgatcttaaaggtctgttccaacctaaacaattctatgaaaCTGTTCACAATATGAAAATGAACAATCTCTGGGCTGCATTTCCTTTACAGTTTTTGGACAGAGCAAAGTAGTATCATTACCTTCTTGCTGTTAATTAATACTGTACCAGTTTGTAACAGTAGTTTACACCAGGAGTTCCTGATATATTTTCCCTGCATAGTATTTGTATATTTCAGCATTAACTTTTTATAAATGGCTAATTATAGTAGAGACTGCTgttaactaaaaataaaaggtcttttaaaaccttttagTGGATAgcagttataaaaaaaaaaaccaaaaaaaaaaaaaaaaaaaaaacatcatcaTGATCTAATTCtatttaattatgaaaaatatttatctttataTAAAACAGAATATTGGTTTAAGTAATTGGTTCAAGtttcacaagattttttttcccaccaaatTTGAGATAGTAAACAAAACCAGTCTGGTGTTTAGGCATGTCtgtaaagatgaaaaaaacctaTTTAACACATAATGCAATAAAGTGATTAGCCAATAATTATGCCTTTACTCATACTTGAATTTTATTATCAGTTGGGCAGCACTTAAACAAAGATGTGAAAGACTGAACCTACTTCTCAATTATGTTAGTTCTATTACAAATACCAAGTTTTAATTCCTATTAATTTGTGcatcaaacagaaaatatgaatttagCTTGTCAGCTTAAACTCTTCTGCATACTTTGGTATGAATTCTTGAGTATGGCATAGCTCCAAGCTTTTTAAAAGATACTATGAATTTTACATACTTATCTAGGACTTCTTCCTTTAGACTGGCTTTAGTCATGATCTGCAGCACTGTCTCCAGGGCAGTTTGAGGATAAATCTTCAGAGTCTACAGgataagcaggaaaaaagtaacagcagctcagggaaggaaaaaatggttgCTAGAAATATTTCTAGAATCCATGTAGAACAGATTAAATAGAATTCAAGGTTTACAAGTTAGTAACTCtcaagtttgttttaaaacaaatttaaaaacaaagaaaaattgtacTCTCTTCGGTGTTGTGAAAGTGGATGGTGTTCTAATTGTTTCAGAAACACCTGCCAACTTTTGCAGCTTTTTATGGTATTGGTTTAAATATCTGAATTATGTTTTCTTAAAactaattaaattttaatataaattcaaataaatttcagtatggtttgctgtgttttgttgtgtgtgggtttttttgtttgtttccttttggtttttctgCATATAAACCTAAAAATTGGCTAACAATCACAATAACAATATGTACAAAGCTTTGTGCAAAAACCAGCAGCCTTGAAGGTAAATTTGCTATGTAGATTTAGAAGCTGCAGTAAGAGAAAAACCAAGGATATATTCTACAGCTGGAGTCTAGCTGCATAACCAAAGTAAAGCACCTACAAAAGCTTGGTTCACTCTTACCTTCATAGGTTGTTCCACACCAAATGCAATAGAAGTGCTCCTCTCTCAAATAGGCTGTCAGGATGTGCAGCTTTTCTGATACCTAGAGATATGTACAGGTCTGTGATGACCTGGGCCTCACAAGACATAAACCACTTTGAGCTACTGGTTTGCTAAAATAAAGTGTTTAACCTAATGCTGTATATATTACAATACTGTAGTTCAGTAAGACATGAAAGTTTCCCACATTTGTAGAAGAGTGCACAGGAATTCATGATCTCTGGAAAGTTAATGGCTGTTGTTTGCTTATCCTTTTTTCAGCTAAGAAACCTGCACTGAAGAGAGAGACCTAACAATATTACTTAGCTACTTGATTTCATGTATATGGTATcttctgtggattttttcacatttaatcTCTGCCAATTGAACACATAAGGCTAACAATAGCTATGTAATCTAgttcttaaaaatacatatttccaATGTCCATCTTGAGATAATCTGTGaagcattttcagaaattagTGACTCTAAACTTCCAACCAAAATTAAACTCAAAAACAAATAACTGTGATCTTGTGTAACTTGgctaaggcaaaaaaaaaaattaaaatttaatttctgggCTAATTTTTTCAAAGATCAGCCTCAAAACAGATGAGCAATATATCAGtggtttaatattttataaactgCTATATATATTTTATGACTGCTATAAAAGTCACTACTCTGGGATTGCAAAGAGGCCCTTAACTACACTGTGGGAAACATGTATACACACATCCTttatacatgtatgtatatatacatactGTTTCAAGGAATGTTAATTCTGAATTGAGCAATTAATTCAGAATTAACATTCTGAATTAACATTAACATTAACAATTAATTCAGAATTAACATTCAGAATTAACATTCAGAATTAACATTCAGAATTAACATTAATTAATTCAGTTGAAGGGCTTACACTTACACTTAAGTCTGAGCTTGTGCATTcatcttccttgttttcctcatCCTTTTTGTCTTCCTCTTCAGGTTCTATCCAAAACCAAGTTTCCTTGGGAACATCAATATCCTTAAATAAAAAGggatttaaatggaaattatcTGTCTTGGTAAGTTTTCTTGTAAAATGTTTGATAAAACTAATTTCTAGGAAGTGAGCTATTGGCCTTTAAAACTTTCATGTATAGTATAACGAAGAATTACTAAAGCTCTAGGTAAGTACAGCAGTCCACAAgactttttttcacttttttttttttttaacaatgtaATGCATGCCAATGCTAACAAGTAGTTAGCATTCATCTATGTTTGGTATGTGCAGGGCTACACAGCAATGTAATCTCACACCAAGCCTGTGAGCAGATACCCATATTTATCAGTTGAAAATATGCCCCCAAGTTATGTTACCTAGAGATGACATGGCGCTTCCTAATTCACCTCAGGTCAagttaaaggaagaaaagtaaacAAGGATGATCTAAGCTTAATTTAGCTGACTTCATTTGAAGCAGACTAAGTAATATTGAACAATCTCAGCAAAACTTATGAGGTGGTATTAGCTTCTACCTGGTtaatagagggaaaaaaacccccaccttTAAGTTTTCCAGTGGCAAAAACTCATAGTGGTTCACTACTATTATCCACGTTATTCCTTGCAGGTGGAAGGTGCTTAGttttgtgtggctttttttgtttgcttttaatgcTACTTTGGTGAATTTGCTGACTCCCTCAATGATGATCCCCATTCTTGGAGATAATAAAGATCTGCATGGTCCTGGACAACCTGCTTTAAGTGACTGCTTGAGGAGGAAGGCTGAACACGATGACTTCCAGAGTCCATTCCCAATGTCAATCACTGTGTGATGATGTTGCTCCCTCACTTGAAGCAAACAGCACCATTATATAGCAAGGCCTGATAGTGGCTACTGGAAGATACGCAAACAGCTCAGAAGTAACCACAAAAATCCAGAAGTAAAACAACAGGTTTTGTTGTAAGTTCATGTAAGTTACCATGAGGTTGTTGTGCACCATTAATTATCTTTATGGTACAAACATagactttgaaatattttaagaggACTGAAGTGTTGCCAAACATCAAGACTTTAACTAGTTGCCCCACAGTTTTAGAGAACCTCCAAGAAGTGAACCACTACATTGCAGCCTGTATCTCTAACCTCTTAAGTCTTCCTTCCAACCCTCCAGAAAATCCCCCAGGTCTCACTTTTTGCGTATCTAATTGTTGGCAGGCCCTCTGGCTTTTTCGCAGGTCCCCTTCCATCTTACGTtcttcttgtttggttttgaatcTTATTCTGTTAAGAACAAGCAGACGTAAATAAGCAGGCAGACACAGTGACAGATGCATTACAGTCCACAAATTTACAAAACCCTAAAATCTAAGATTCTATTCCTACTAATTTTCTCAGACCTGAACAACATTGAAGTAAAGAAGTCATTCCGACGTTTCTGTGGGAGCACATTGTATTTCTTGGGAATTATACCTTCAAGATACCTTTTTTGACCACACTACACTATTTCTTCATTAGGTTTTCTTAAGACATAAAAAAGCAGTTCACTAAACATCTGCAAAAGACAGAGCCTTtcctcagcttttcttctccatATATTACGAGAAGATCaggagaaaaccaaaacattacAATCTTTAAAAACATACCCTGACTCTTAAAACCATTGTACCAACAGTGCTCAGGAATATCTGTGGATTTGATATTTCATAATATATATTTCTCCAATTAAAAAAGCCATGTATGACTTGAGAAAAGTTAGTATCTATATTGTTTGCATTATTAACAATTACAAAACTAAATGGTGCAGCACATGCTTTTAGCATTACAGTGTTCATCTACTTTTGCTTTAGAACTGAGAAACAATTACTCTGTATTGTAACTCTCACCTTTCATtcaaaacattcaaaaatacTAGCACATTAAAAGAACAACCAAACACCAGCAAAAGAATTGCTATTTAGCCATTCCTTGGAATATCAGTTGTATGACTTTACCTGAACTCATCTGCAGCTTGttcatttgcttgttttttcatttggagTTTTTGTCTAtagttttccagtttttcttcagcttttcgCTTTTTTAATTCCTCATGACCAAGCCCACTTCTGCCTATGTAAGTTTAAAAGATGAATGTAAGCAGTTGAGAAGCTCTGATATCCaattaaataaatctgaaaGCACCACAAACCTGTTTTTATGTTCAGAGGAATAGGTTCAACAATGCCTTCTcctgtgagaggaaaaaaaaagtcaattaaaAAACCTGAGTTTTTCTCAAACAATGATTTGTGCAGTATATTCAAGTAGGCATTTGCCattattgtgggtttttttgcttggaaGTTGAAAACTTCCCAATCAATATACATTTAGTGCACTACAAATGACAGAGCTGTACTGAAAGTCCCTCTCTTTTTTGGCTTGTCTACTGGAATCTACTTTTTCATGACAGGaccaaactgaaagaaaaggtgTTGATGTAAACAGTGTAAGATGCCTGTGAGGAAGACTGCTTTGTTACTGCCTTCTGGAGCCTTTTCATTCTGCAATCTCACAACGATgatgaagaataaaaagaatctCTCTGGGCCAGTTCATTGTGGTTGTTTGCCAGAGATGCTGAACTGGCACAGCAGTTATTGGttccttgtttttctgattttacttCATCTACTAAGGCTTCATAAAGGTAGGCCAGTGTGCActgtttccttttcaaaatcCACCTATAAATTTCAAGAGGGTCAGATGTTTTTTTGAACACTATTAGCTTTGCAAAATCATCAAAACCTCCTTAATGCAATTCCTGTACGTTTGCAGGTACGCAAGTACACTTACTGAGCTGCAagtgctgctcttcccttcctcAAAACTCTgtactatttttatttcagttttaggGATTTGCTCTCATATTTTGTTCTGTCATGGCACCTTCACAGTTCTGTAATGCTATGGCTCTCCAAGAGGCACTTATTGACCTGTCAACAAACGAAGTGACAGCTGCAGTCTGTAAAATATTATACTTGAATACAGAGACACACTTCCAGAGAGTGACAAACTTACCACTTTTGCCAAGGGCCTGGCCACTCTTGTAGCCCATCTTCTGGAGCAAAGCAAAGCCCTTGTTCTCGTTGCCCAATGCACTTTTCAGTACCAAGTCAcgtctctctttttcttcttcttttatgCTTTTTTGTCTGTTCTTCTCATTggcttctttttgcttttcttctttctgaataGCTTCCTTCGCCCGCCTCACCATGGGCAAGCCTGGCCTGACATCCTGTCTGTGAGTTAGTAATTCAACAAATATTAGCgtgttttttgtctttttttttttaacaggtttACAATCACTAAAGaggagtgaaagaaaaaaaatacctacTTAAGAAATAAATCAGACATATAGTCTTCCTCTTCATCTCCTTCCATGCTTAGCGCGCCTCTATGCCGACGCCTCGCCTAAGGACACCGTTAGTGCGTGTTACGGAGCATTTTATTTCTCCGTGCGCCCCCTGCGAGGTGGGGGACGGAGGGGCCGAGGAACAAAAGCACCTCAacccgccgggccgggctgtcccctgccagccccgggaCACCCGCGCCCGCCCCCAAGCCCACAGCGCGTCTTCCCGGGCTCCGCTACGCCGACCACGGGCGGCCGCGACGCCGCTCCACGCCCGGGAGCCCCCGCGAGCTGCAGCCAAGcgccaggagcagggacagcggCGCGAGCAGCCCGGGAACCGCGCACCCACCGGGCCCGACCCGGCCCGGCCACTCCGCGGCGCCTgcgcggggccgccccgcccgccggcGCCTGCGCCTCTCCCGCTTCCTGCTGCGCGGCCGCGGTGCCTCCGCGAGACCGGGCTGCTTCGGGGCCGCCTCGGGGCAGCGCCGCTCGTGTTCCCCTCAACGCCCCTCCTCGCCTGCCGGGGCTGGGCACGGCGGGGGCTGAAGCGGCCGAGCTCGCCGGTGATGGTGCCGCGGCCGAAGGCGAGCGCGGCGCAGCGCGCCCACGCCTGTCCGTGACCGTGACCGGCCCCCGGGGCCGCGGTGTCGCGCCTGGTGTAGCCCGGTACTGGCGGGACGCGGCCGCCGCTCGGGAGGAGCGTAAGTGACCGTGGGCGGCGCGGTGCGGGCCGGTGGCtgcggcggagcggggccggctcCGCGCTCCCCCTCGGCGCTGGCCGAGGTGTGAGGGTCGCTGTGCGCCTGTGCGCGGGGGGCGAGCGCTGGGAAAGCGGCGCTGGGAAAGCAGTGGGCATCGCTCCCTCGGAATCGGCTCCTCGGGGGCATTGCCTGAGCATCCATCCCTGACGGCCGGCGCTGCACCGCTGCGGTACCTCCTGAGGGGCTTTCAGGTGGTGAAAGCACTCAGGCATGGTGCCCTGAGAGCTGCTACAGCTTAATAAAGTAGCCAGTACAGATAGGGGGACCCAGGAACGAAAAGCTTTTCACCTGATGGAGTCCTTCAGGAGTGTGTGACTTCGCCTAAAATTGCCTGTTTCTCGGCTTTCTCACTTCACTGAAGTGCACGCGTGATGAAGGTACAAGTAGTTGATTTAGGCATAGGAAAACAGCTGGggaatagaaaggaattttAGTACCTCTGAACATTTCCGAATCTCTGTAATGCTCCAGCACACCTCACTGGCTGCTGGTTGACTTTGGTCGGGTTGGCTCTGCATCCCGCGGGAGATCACAgtgtatttatttcttgttaCATTCACAGCGAGATCCTTGCCAGGATCGGTAGAACTCGGTAGGCTTCTCACTGCTTTTTGGAGCAAAACTTTGGCCAGTGTCAGTGAGCTTTGGATTGTCTATGTAAGTAGCTCTGTGTTAGACTGACTCTCGAGTTAGCTGAATATTTGTGTAATTGTTCTTGTGTCTGATGCCTTGTGCttcaccagcacagctgagtgTATGTGCACGTTTTGTTGCTTAGAGCCTGTGTTTCTTACATTTTAGATGAAGTGGGTAAGGTGCATAAGGTGTCCATGGCTCTTATGGCCAGGGGTAAATGAAACCTTTTatgtggggaggaaaaggaataatGAGCTGTGCTGTCCAACGGTGCTTATGGGCACTTATGTGTTGTGTGGGTGTGACAAGCAGTGCAGATGTCTGGGATGATATCCAAAGAATCACAGTGCCGTCATTCATTGTGTCTCTGTTCTCGTGTAAAGGTGTTTTGAGGTGATGTGTCTGAGTTACTGACAGGCAATGCCTTCTCGTTTCTTtataaatgtaaagaaaaaacaaaaaacctgatGGAAAATGTCTTTGGAGAAGTTAAGGAGGGCTGTGTGTTCTTCTTTCCATATGGGGCTCTTCCACCTTTGCTGGAACTGTATGCAGTGAGAAATATGCAAAGTGCTGAAGTGCAGGGAGCAACCTTAACATTAAAGACATTGTGATGCTTTTGTTTCATCACTAAGGtggatttaaaataatacatcATTAATAAAGAAGCATTAATATGTCACCTTACTAACGTCTCAGTTGGGGactatttaaaaaagaaacgATTTAAGCCACTTCATTTGACTTTAAGAATTTGTTGAATTTGATCATGAATGAGGACGCAGCTGAGAGCTCTTGAGAGCAAAAGTGGAGCAGTGCAGCTGTCAAAAGATGATGCCTGTTGATAGCTGATGTCTTACATAATACTCTGTAGTTttgttgctttctcttttttgcctGGTTTCAGCATCTCTGTATTCAGGTTTTGGGCTTGGGTTGCTTTTTTGCTTCTGGGGTTTCTTTTTGCTGAAGGTTGTTGATTTAATGTTGTGATTTTGGGTAAATTTTGcgtgttttttttccttctgtcagcTCTGCATTCAATAGCTACACTTTTCTCCAGGTGGTTTGCCAAGATGAAGGTGGCAGAGTGTTTGCTTACACTGACAGTGTGCTTTTGGTAGTGCTTTGATGCCAGCCCCCATTGATTGAGCAGGATCACCAGTGTTCCATCTGCAGGATTTTGCCTGCTGGGGAGACCTGCAGTAGTTTGGCTGCTGCTTGTGTTTTGGGCTGTCACCCCTAAGGCTTGCTGGATTTCAGGGAGCTTGCTTGTCCAACGCTTAAAGCAAGACTAGTGGGTCTTAGGTCAAGTGATGCCaaatcctgtccctgttcctgcttCTCCCAAACTTGTGTTGGCTGGAAATTCCTACTTGTGGCAGGCTCATCTTCTCAGCTTGGCCGTTGAAGGGTGTTGAGAAGGGAGCCAGGTTCATGCCCCAGCTTTGGGAGTGTGCTCAAGAGTCTTGACTTGCAACaatcatttttctctttcttgtaaGTGGAGACAATGAGATGTTTCCTTTACCTTTTTTAAACAGGAGCTTTGGTATATTTTTCTTGGCTGAGAGTTTGTGCCCTGAAATTGCCTGTAGGTGCTCTTTTACAGCTCCGTTCCCTGAAATACTAATGAATGGACTCAGTTTGTAACTATGTGAGTAGCTTTGATGTGGGACTATTTAGCTAAGTCTAAGCAagctgaatattttcatttgatttcAAAGCTTTTTACTGATGTACTGTACTTTATactaatatttgcatttttattttagagtttCTACACAAATTTGCAATAAAATTGGAATTCAACCCATTATGGAGCTGGCTCATAGTTTGTTACTGAATGAGGAAGCATTAGCTCAAATCACAGAAGCAAAGAGACCCGTTTTTATCTTTGAATGGTTGAGATTTTTGGATAAAGTGCTGGTAGCTGCTAACAAGGTAATTTAATGTTTCCCCCCCGCCTTATTTCTAAATAAACTTTCTTCTCAAAAGCATTTCTAATAATTTCATGCCAGAGAAAGTTTACAGCTGATGGCCAGATGGTACCTGTATAGTTTCAGATTCAGCCTGAAGAGTCTCTGTGctaatttgtattttgaatatttaGTTGTAGGAGGTCAGTAGGCAGCTggtaagtatttttaaaaagtaaaaattcaaTAGGACAGCAGCTAATTCTGAGCATTTAGCATCTGTCACTGTTGTTGTTGAATGTATCTCCTATCTCCCTGAGAAAAGCAATTTGCTGAGTTATATACAGTTGGGAATGGTATAAAGTTTACTTCCATTTCTTGTAGGTTTTTCTGGATGTAAGAGGCAACACAGTGGATTAAActgcttttcttatttatttttgatcTGTTAACAGACAGATGtcaaggaaaaacagaagaaacttGTAGAACAGCTGACAGGACTCATCAGCAGTTCCCCTGGGCCACCTACACGGAAGCTGCTTGCAAAAAATCTGGCTGCTCTCT is from Serinus canaria isolate serCan28SL12 chromosome 3, serCan2020, whole genome shotgun sequence and encodes:
- the GPATCH11 gene encoding G patch domain-containing protein 11 isoform X2; this encodes MEGDEEEDYMSDLFLKQDVRPGLPMVRRAKEAIQKEEKQKEANEKNRQKSIKEEEKERRDLVLKSALGNENKGFALLQKMGYKSGQALGKSGEGIVEPIPLNIKTGRSGLGHEELKKRKAEEKLENYRQKLQMKKQANEQAADEFRIRFKTKQEERKMEGDLRKSQRACQQLDTQKTLKIYPQTALETVLQIMTKASLKEEVLDKYVKFIVSFKKLGAMPYSRIHTKVCRRV
- the GPATCH11 gene encoding G patch domain-containing protein 11 isoform X1, encoding MEGDEEEDYMSDLFLKQDVRPGLPMVRRAKEAIQKEEKQKEANEKNRQKSIKEEEKERRDLVLKSALGNENKGFALLQKMGYKSGQALGKSGEGIVEPIPLNIKTGRSGLGHEELKKRKAEEKLENYRQKLQMKKQANEQAADEFRIRFKTKQEERKMEGDLRKSQRACQQLDTQKDIDVPKETWFWIEPEEEDKKDEENKEDECTSSDLSVSEKLHILTAYLREEHFYCIWCGTTYEDSEDLSSNCPGDSAADHD